From one Thalassospira lucentensis genomic stretch:
- the parC gene encoding DNA topoisomerase IV subunit A gives MSTKTSDPANAGQIRETRLADALSERYLAYAMSTIMSRSLPDVRDGLKPVHRRLLYAMRQLKLDPAQGFKKCARVVGDVIGKYHPHGDQSVYDALVRLAQDFAVRYPLVDGQGNFGNIDGDNAAAMRYTEARMTAVAAALMNGLDEDAVDFRPTYDGEDHEPIVMPAAFPNLLANGAAGIAVGMATNIPPHNVGELCAGLIKLIDNPDTSIAELVRCVPGPDFPTGGVLVEPRENILEAYATGRGSFRLRAKWEVEKLSHGLFQVVVTEIPYQVQKAKLVERIADLMVLKKLPLLADVRDELTDLIRLVFEPRTRAVEPEHLMEMLFKNTELEIRFGLNMNVLDGDNTPRVMNLREVLRAFLAHRQDVLIRRSNHRLAKINHRLEVLDGYLVAYLNLDEVIRIIRFEDEPKVSLMTTFNLTEVQADAILNMRLRSLRKLEEMEIKNEHAKLTEEKEGLEALLASETLRWEKIRDEVEEMREKFGKKTTLGKRRTEIGDAPEEIEVPLEALIEREPIMVICSKMGWIRALKGHTADTSDLKFKDGDEGRFALKAFTTDKLLIMSTEGRCYTMSCDKLPGGRGHGEPIRLTIDLPQEHDIVAMVIHKPGRNLLVASSAGRGFQVAEADVVAQTKNGKQILNLGKDEEAKICLPVDQDHVAVLGENRKLLIYPVAEVPEMTRGRGVILQKYRQGGLADLILFNLEEGLSWTMGGSEGRTRTVTELDEWIGKRAGAGRMPPTGFPRSNKFE, from the coding sequence ATGAGCACCAAGACTTCCGATCCGGCCAATGCCGGCCAAATCAGGGAAACGCGCCTTGCGGACGCGTTGAGCGAACGTTATCTCGCTTATGCCATGTCGACGATCATGTCGCGCTCTCTTCCCGATGTGCGCGATGGTCTGAAACCTGTGCATCGGCGTCTGCTGTATGCCATGCGCCAGCTAAAGCTTGATCCGGCGCAGGGCTTCAAGAAATGCGCCCGTGTTGTCGGTGACGTGATCGGTAAATATCACCCGCATGGTGATCAGTCGGTCTATGACGCGCTTGTCCGTTTGGCGCAGGATTTTGCCGTTCGCTATCCGCTGGTCGACGGGCAGGGGAACTTTGGCAACATCGACGGCGATAATGCAGCGGCAATGCGTTATACCGAGGCCCGCATGACCGCGGTTGCCGCGGCCTTGATGAACGGCCTTGATGAAGATGCGGTTGACTTCCGGCCGACATATGACGGCGAAGATCACGAGCCGATTGTCATGCCGGCAGCGTTTCCAAACCTGCTTGCCAATGGCGCCGCTGGTATCGCGGTTGGTATGGCAACCAACATTCCGCCGCACAATGTTGGCGAACTGTGTGCCGGCCTGATCAAGCTGATCGATAATCCCGATACGTCGATTGCGGAACTGGTGCGATGTGTGCCGGGGCCGGATTTCCCGACGGGTGGTGTTCTGGTCGAGCCGCGCGAAAATATTCTTGAGGCCTATGCTACCGGGCGCGGTTCATTCCGTCTGCGCGCCAAATGGGAAGTCGAGAAACTCAGTCACGGGCTGTTCCAGGTCGTTGTGACCGAAATTCCCTATCAGGTTCAGAAAGCCAAACTGGTCGAGCGTATTGCAGACCTTATGGTTCTGAAAAAGCTTCCGCTTCTGGCCGATGTCCGCGATGAATTGACCGACCTGATCCGTCTGGTGTTCGAACCGCGCACCCGTGCTGTCGAGCCGGAACATCTGATGGAAATGCTGTTCAAGAATACCGAACTGGAAATCCGGTTTGGTCTGAACATGAACGTGCTGGACGGGGACAATACGCCGCGCGTGATGAACCTGCGCGAAGTGCTGCGTGCGTTTCTGGCGCATCGGCAGGATGTTCTTATCCGTCGTTCCAACCATCGACTGGCCAAGATCAATCATCGTCTTGAAGTTCTTGATGGTTATCTTGTTGCCTATCTGAACCTGGACGAGGTGATCCGGATCATTCGGTTCGAGGATGAGCCGAAGGTTTCCTTGATGACGACCTTCAATCTCACCGAAGTTCAGGCGGATGCAATTCTTAATATGCGTCTGCGGTCGTTGCGCAAGCTCGAAGAGATGGAAATCAAAAACGAGCATGCCAAACTGACCGAAGAGAAAGAAGGCCTCGAAGCGCTTCTTGCCAGCGAAACGCTGCGTTGGGAAAAAATCCGCGACGAAGTCGAGGAAATGCGCGAGAAATTCGGCAAGAAGACGACCCTTGGCAAGCGCCGTACCGAAATCGGTGATGCGCCGGAAGAAATCGAAGTCCCCCTTGAAGCCTTGATCGAACGTGAGCCGATCATGGTGATCTGTTCGAAAATGGGATGGATCAGAGCCCTTAAAGGGCATACCGCCGATACCAGTGATCTGAAGTTCAAGGATGGTGACGAGGGCCGCTTTGCCCTTAAAGCCTTCACCACTGACAAGCTTCTGATTATGAGCACCGAAGGCCGTTGTTACACGATGTCATGTGACAAGCTTCCGGGCGGCCGTGGCCATGGTGAACCGATCCGGCTGACAATTGATCTGCCACAGGAACATGACATTGTTGCAATGGTTATCCATAAGCCGGGCCGGAACCTGCTTGTTGCAAGCTCGGCCGGCCGCGGCTTCCAGGTGGCAGAGGCTGATGTTGTCGCCCAGACCAAGAACGGTAAGCAGATTTTGAACCTTGGCAAGGATGAAGAGGCCAAAATCTGCCTGCCAGTCGATCAGGATCATGTCGCTGTATTGGGCGAAAACCGTAAGCTTCTGATCTATCCGGTGGCCGAGGTGCCAGAAATGACCCGCGGGCGCGGGGTCATCCTGCAGAAATATCGTCAGGGTGGCTTGGCAGACCTTATTCTGTTCAATCTTGAAGAAGGTCTGAGCTGGACAATGGGTGGCAGTGAAGGCCGCACACGTACGGTTACCGAGCTTGACGAATGGATTGGCAAGCGTGCCGGTGCCGGTCGTATGCCGCCGACCGGTTTCCCGCGATCAAACAAGTTCGAGTAA
- the recO gene encoding DNA repair protein RecO: MDWRDDAIVLSTRKLGENSVRLSVLTRDYGRYAGMVRGATSKSMRGTLEPGNEVRVGWSARLAEHLGQFRCELTGAHVADLLLSPGPLMALSSACAMLEVTLPEREAHAALYHGTVALLAALKTEQWLASYIRWEVGLLDELGYGLSLDRCAATDVTDDLCFVSPKSGRAVSEAAGTAYRDRLLPLPAFLAGGRASQSSREQGLNEQFRQGIKLTGFFIHRDIFEAKGVKPVAARDRLVSHIWRSADTD, encoded by the coding sequence ATGGATTGGCGTGATGATGCAATCGTCCTGTCCACACGCAAGCTCGGCGAAAATTCGGTACGTCTCTCGGTTCTGACACGCGACTACGGCCGATATGCCGGTATGGTACGCGGGGCGACCAGCAAATCCATGCGCGGCACGCTTGAGCCCGGAAACGAGGTTCGGGTGGGATGGTCGGCCAGACTGGCTGAACATCTGGGGCAGTTTCGCTGTGAATTGACGGGCGCGCATGTTGCCGATCTTTTGCTGTCTCCCGGGCCGTTGATGGCGTTGAGTTCGGCCTGTGCCATGCTTGAAGTCACTTTGCCGGAACGCGAAGCACATGCCGCATTATATCACGGTACCGTCGCATTGCTTGCGGCCCTTAAGACAGAACAATGGCTGGCATCCTATATCCGATGGGAAGTCGGTTTGCTTGACGAACTTGGATATGGGTTAAGCCTTGATCGTTGTGCGGCAACCGATGTCACGGATGATCTGTGTTTTGTTTCCCCCAAAAGTGGCCGCGCCGTTTCCGAGGCCGCAGGCACGGCCTATCGTGACCGTCTGTTGCCGTTGCCGGCGTTTCTGGCTGGTGGGCGGGCGTCTCAAAGCAGTCGGGAACAAGGGTTGAACGAACAATTCCGACAGGGGATCAAACTGACCGGATTTTTCATTCATCGCGATATTTTCGAGGCAAAAGGTGTAAAGCCCGTTGCAGCCCGCGACAGATTGGTAAGCCATATCTGGCGATCAGCAGACACGGATTAA
- the era gene encoding GTPase Era, with protein MNEVPTPVNEDRLPYQQRCGFVALVGAPNAGKSTLLNQLVGTKVSIVSPKVQTTRTRVRGIVMTEDAQLVFIDTPGIFAPKRRLDRAMVKAAWNGADDADLVVLVIDAGAGITEEVRAIIDQLKTQNRKAILAMNKVDKVADKEKLLRLSQEFFAEEVFTDVFMISAKKGSGTQDLVNFLAAKMPDGPWMFPEDDVSDMPLRLLAAEITREKLYYQLQQELPYSATVETELWEERKDGSVKLEQTIFVEREGQKAIILGKGGKRIKALGSDARKELEAIFERRVHLFLFVKVRENWGDDPNRFAMWGLDPNA; from the coding sequence ATGAATGAGGTTCCCACGCCTGTGAACGAAGACAGATTACCTTATCAGCAGCGGTGCGGGTTTGTCGCACTGGTCGGTGCGCCAAATGCCGGTAAATCAACCCTTCTGAACCAGCTTGTCGGTACGAAGGTATCGATTGTCTCTCCCAAGGTGCAGACGACACGGACGCGCGTGCGCGGAATCGTCATGACCGAGGACGCACAGCTTGTGTTCATCGATACGCCGGGTATCTTCGCACCGAAACGCCGTCTTGACCGTGCGATGGTCAAAGCCGCGTGGAACGGCGCGGACGATGCCGATCTGGTTGTGCTTGTGATTGATGCCGGGGCAGGGATCACCGAAGAAGTCCGTGCGATCATCGACCAGCTAAAGACACAGAACCGCAAGGCCATTCTTGCGATGAACAAGGTCGACAAGGTTGCCGACAAGGAAAAGCTTCTGCGCCTGTCGCAGGAATTCTTCGCCGAGGAAGTTTTCACCGATGTCTTCATGATTTCGGCAAAGAAAGGTTCCGGCACACAGGATCTGGTGAATTTCCTGGCTGCGAAAATGCCTGATGGGCCCTGGATGTTCCCGGAAGACGACGTTTCGGATATGCCGTTGCGTTTGCTGGCGGCCGAGATCACGCGCGAAAAGCTTTATTATCAGCTACAGCAGGAATTGCCGTATTCGGCAACTGTCGAAACCGAGCTGTGGGAAGAGCGCAAGGACGGATCGGTCAAGCTGGAGCAGACGATTTTCGTGGAACGCGAGGGCCAGAAAGCCATCATCCTCGGCAAAGGTGGCAAGCGCATCAAGGCACTTGGCAGTGATGCCCGCAAGGAGCTGGAAGCCATTTTTGAACGTCGCGTTCATCTGTTCCTGTTCGTCAAGGTCCGGGAAAACTGGGGCGATGACCCCAACCGCTTTGCAATGTGGGGACTTGATCCCAACGCTTGA
- the rnc gene encoding ribonuclease III, which produces MAETAPLIAEIDHEFAQPDLLRVALTHRSAAKGKDALSGGNERLEFLGDRVLGLVVAEMLYTRFGREREGAMAKRFVALVRRETLARLAQQIGLGNHIQMAKGERAAGADTNPAILSDCMEAVIAALYLDGGLEPARVFIERLWLPLLDEAPKPPQDAKTRLQELLQGRGKPLPKYEMVGRQGPAHAPVFTIELSTGDGESVKAEGKSKREAEQLAAQLMLDTLNHE; this is translated from the coding sequence ATGGCCGAAACTGCGCCATTGATTGCTGAAATTGATCACGAATTTGCGCAACCCGATCTGCTTCGGGTTGCGTTGACGCATCGCAGTGCCGCCAAAGGCAAGGATGCGTTAAGTGGTGGCAATGAACGGCTGGAATTTCTTGGCGACCGTGTCCTTGGGCTTGTTGTTGCCGAAATGCTTTACACGCGGTTTGGTCGGGAGCGCGAAGGCGCGATGGCCAAACGTTTTGTCGCCCTTGTCCGCCGTGAAACGCTTGCGAGGCTGGCGCAGCAGATTGGTCTTGGCAATCACATTCAAATGGCAAAAGGCGAACGTGCCGCTGGTGCAGACACCAATCCCGCCATTTTATCTGATTGCATGGAAGCAGTGATTGCCGCACTCTATCTTGACGGTGGGCTGGAGCCCGCGAGAGTGTTTATTGAACGGCTTTGGCTGCCGCTTCTCGATGAAGCGCCCAAGCCGCCGCAGGATGCGAAAACCCGTTTGCAGGAACTGTTGCAGGGACGCGGCAAACCATTGCCGAAATATGAAATGGTCGGTCGTCAGGGCCCAGCACATGCACCTGTCTTTACCATCGAACTAAGCACCGGAGACGGTGAAAGCGTAAAGGCCGAAGGCAAATCGAAACGCGAGGCGGAACAACTGGCCGCTCAATTGATGTTGGATACACTGAACCATGAATGA
- the lepB gene encoding signal peptidase I has protein sequence MQKKKTGGLLDTLKTVFWAIVIALLVRTFAFEPFNIPSGSMIPTLLVGDYLFVSKFSYGYSKHSLPFSVPLIPGRIMSSEPERGDVVVFKLPADPSQDYIKRVIGLPGDTVQVTNGRLLINGKTVERDRIEDYILTDGSGQAIAVPQYIETLPNGKVHRILEIFGDQGPSDNTEPFTVPEGHFFMMGDNRDNSADSRAFPSRFRFVPIENLVGRAEFLFYSKDSSQPIYDLGSIRFDRLFQGVN, from the coding sequence GTGCAAAAGAAGAAAACGGGTGGACTTCTGGACACCTTGAAAACCGTTTTCTGGGCCATTGTGATCGCGCTTCTGGTTCGGACATTCGCCTTCGAACCGTTTAATATTCCATCTGGTTCGATGATCCCGACCTTGCTGGTTGGCGACTATTTGTTCGTGTCGAAATTTTCCTATGGATATTCAAAGCACAGCCTCCCATTCAGCGTGCCGCTGATTCCCGGGCGTATTATGTCGTCCGAACCGGAACGCGGCGATGTGGTGGTTTTCAAACTGCCTGCCGATCCGTCGCAGGATTACATCAAACGTGTTATCGGCCTGCCGGGCGATACGGTTCAGGTCACCAATGGTCGTTTGCTGATTAACGGCAAAACCGTCGAACGTGACCGGATCGAGGATTACATCCTGACCGATGGCAGCGGGCAGGCAATTGCCGTTCCACAATATATCGAAACACTTCCGAACGGTAAGGTTCATCGTATCCTTGAAATCTTTGGCGATCAGGGGCCGAGTGATAACACCGAACCCTTTACCGTTCCCGAAGGGCATTTCTTCATGATGGGTGACAACCGCGACAATTCGGCAGACAGCCGTGCCTTCCCGTCGCGGTTCCGGTTCGTTCCGATCGAAAACCTCGTGGGACGTGCGGAATTCCTGTTCTATTCCAAAGACAGCTCGCAGCCGATTTATGACTTGGGCAGCATCCGGTTTGACCGGTTGTTCCAGGGAGTTAACTAA
- the acpS gene encoding holo-ACP synthase, producing MIIGIGTDLCDIRRIETALDRHGERFMKRVFTEIEIARAVRRPHRTASSLAMAFAAKEACSKALGTGFRRGVYHSTMGVVHQPSGKPDMVLIDGALKRLEELTPTGKVASVYVTLTDEYPLANAVVVISAD from the coding sequence ATGATTATTGGCATTGGCACCGATCTGTGTGATATCCGGCGGATTGAAACAGCGCTGGATCGTCATGGCGAGCGTTTCATGAAGCGCGTTTTCACCGAGATCGAGATCGCACGTGCCGTGCGCCGCCCGCACAGGACGGCATCATCACTGGCGATGGCATTTGCGGCAAAGGAAGCATGTTCCAAGGCATTGGGAACAGGTTTTCGTCGTGGTGTGTATCACAGCACCATGGGGGTTGTGCATCAGCCCAGTGGCAAGCCTGACATGGTGTTGATTGACGGCGCGCTGAAAAGACTTGAAGAATTGACGCCAACAGGAAAAGTTGCATCAGTTTATGTAACACTGACAGACGAATACCCGTTGGCGAATGCGGTCGTGGTAATTTCGGCCGATTGA
- a CDS encoding pyridoxine 5'-phosphate synthase: protein MSAKLRLGVNIDHVATIRNARGGVHPDPVRAAILAAKAGADGITAHLREDRRHISDNDIKRLRAEIDLPLNFEMAATDEMLAIAVAAKPHAACIVPEKREERTTEGGLDAAGGHNHLHKYVSELGAAGIRVSLFIEASKAQLDAAKHLGAPVVEIHTGAYCDKTGEARAHELERIRDAVRYGASIGLEVHAGHGLSFDTVSPVAAMPEIAELNIGHFLIGEAVFTGLEHSIAEMRRLMDLARQESDNAQ from the coding sequence ATGAGCGCGAAATTAAGGCTGGGTGTGAATATCGACCATGTTGCCACGATCCGCAATGCGCGTGGCGGTGTGCATCCCGACCCGGTAAGGGCGGCAATCCTGGCCGCAAAAGCCGGTGCTGATGGTATTACCGCCCATCTGCGTGAAGATCGTCGCCATATTTCAGATAATGATATCAAACGCTTGCGCGCCGAAATTGATCTTCCACTGAATTTCGAAATGGCCGCGACGGATGAAATGTTGGCGATTGCGGTCGCTGCAAAGCCGCATGCCGCCTGCATCGTTCCGGAAAAGCGCGAAGAACGCACGACCGAAGGCGGTCTGGATGCCGCAGGCGGGCATAATCACCTGCATAAATATGTTTCGGAACTTGGGGCAGCGGGGATTCGTGTTTCGCTGTTTATCGAGGCATCAAAGGCGCAGCTTGATGCGGCCAAACATCTTGGCGCGCCCGTTGTTGAAATCCACACCGGTGCCTATTGCGATAAAACGGGCGAGGCACGGGCGCACGAGCTGGAACGTATTCGGGATGCCGTTCGTTATGGTGCCAGTATCGGGCTTGAAGTTCATGCCGGACATGGTCTTAGCTTTGATACGGTTTCACCTGTCGCGGCGATGCCGGAAATTGCCGAGCTTAATATCGGCCATTTCCTGATTGGCGAGGCGGTGTTTACCGGCCTTGAACACAGCATTGCAGAAATGCGTCGATTGATGGATCTGGCACGCCAGGAAAGTGACAACGCACAATGA
- a CDS encoding DUF2062 domain-containing protein, with the protein MLWPRGGWRRSSRYFAHRVARLPGTPYSIASGFAIGAAVSFTPFIGFHFVLSALFSILTRSNLVASLLGTIVGNPWTFPFIWLWLYTCGNWILGTNLATDTVHFNMAVLWDFVVMGLNYIGGGLIFGHWDTADQAALARLWESIVDIIWPMMVGCVPTSLVVWMLFYFPVRRAVVIYRHNRILRRMKTSERHGLGPMLEGAKKKIGTAAAHATKKQDEKQ; encoded by the coding sequence GTGCTCTGGCCGCGCGGAGGCTGGCGCAGATCGTCGCGATATTTCGCCCATCGGGTGGCTCGACTGCCGGGAACGCCCTACAGCATCGCTTCGGGGTTTGCCATCGGGGCCGCGGTATCCTTTACCCCGTTCATCGGCTTTCATTTTGTTCTGTCGGCGCTGTTCAGCATACTGACACGAAGCAATCTGGTTGCGTCTTTACTCGGAACGATCGTTGGCAATCCCTGGACATTTCCGTTCATCTGGTTGTGGCTTTATACGTGCGGCAACTGGATTCTTGGAACGAACCTTGCGACCGATACTGTGCATTTCAATATGGCGGTGCTCTGGGACTTTGTGGTCATGGGGCTGAACTATATTGGCGGGGGACTGATTTTCGGTCACTGGGATACGGCCGATCAGGCTGCCTTGGCGCGGCTTTGGGAAAGTATCGTCGACATCATCTGGCCGATGATGGTCGGTTGCGTTCCCACTTCACTTGTCGTCTGGATGCTGTTTTACTTCCCTGTACGCCGGGCCGTCGTCATCTATCGTCACAACCGCATCCTGCGCCGGATGAAAACATCCGAACGTCATGGGCTTGGCCCGATGCTTGAAGGTGCGAAAAAGAAGATCGGGACGGCTGCGGCCCACGCCACCAAAAAGCAGGACGAAAAGCAATGA
- a CDS encoding bifunctional (p)ppGpp synthetase/guanosine-3',5'-bis(diphosphate) 3'-pyrophosphohydrolase: MMRQYELVERVKAYDPDACETSLNRAYVYATQKHGSQKRANGDPYFSHPIEVAGILTNYKLDCDTIITALLHDTIEDTDATPQEITKLFGSNIMKLVDGVTKLTQIELKSADSKQAENFRKLLLAMSEDIRVLLVKLADRLHNMRTLHYIPKPEKRVRIAAETLEIYAPLAERIGMHDIKEELEDLAFQHINQEARDSIRARLEFLREKDDNVVNRIVSELKEVISRQGLSVDIYGREKRPYSIWQKMQRKNITFGELSDIMAFRVLVEDMPQCYEVLGYLHANYKVVPGRFKDYISTPKPNGYRSIHTTVLGPENHRIEVQIRTRQMHEVNENGVAAHWAYKQGNGDENKEGVQYRWLRDLLDILEHASEPEEFLEHTKLAMFQDQVFCFSPKGDVIALPAGATPVDFAYMIHTHIGDTCVGAKVNGAMVPLRTTLNNGDQVEIVTSKAQTPNPTWERFVATGKARARIRRFIRQQQEDQYKDLGKAILQKAFRQEGYDYSDKAIDGVLKIFKLPSVDTLLASVGAGHHTGREIVHAVFPGTKDVETARKVVPLERARNRKHDHAIPLKGLIPGMAVHYAGCCHPLPGDRIVGIVTTGKGVTIHTIDCDTLETFTEQPERWLDVGWDNDGEPEHFIGRLGLTVGHEQGALSSITSVIAKNHGNITNLRFTNRTQDFFEMLIDIDVVDVKHLTNIIAALRATPVVNTVERARG; this comes from the coding sequence ATGATGCGCCAATACGAACTTGTGGAACGGGTTAAGGCCTATGATCCGGATGCATGCGAAACGTCGCTGAACCGGGCATATGTCTATGCTACCCAAAAACACGGTTCGCAGAAGCGCGCCAATGGGGACCCGTATTTTTCCCATCCGATCGAAGTCGCCGGTATTCTGACGAACTACAAACTTGATTGCGACACGATCATCACGGCACTGTTGCACGACACCATCGAAGACACCGACGCAACACCGCAGGAAATTACCAAGCTGTTTGGCAGCAACATCATGAAGCTGGTCGATGGTGTGACCAAGCTGACCCAGATCGAGCTTAAATCTGCCGACTCAAAACAGGCAGAGAATTTCCGCAAACTGTTGCTGGCAATGTCCGAGGACATCCGGGTTCTGCTGGTGAAGCTTGCCGACCGTTTGCACAACATGCGCACCCTGCATTACATCCCGAAGCCGGAAAAACGGGTGCGGATTGCCGCCGAAACGCTCGAGATTTATGCGCCGCTTGCTGAACGCATCGGTATGCACGACATCAAGGAAGAACTTGAAGACCTTGCCTTCCAGCATATCAATCAGGAAGCACGTGATTCGATCCGTGCGCGTCTGGAGTTCCTGCGCGAGAAGGACGACAATGTCGTCAACCGGATTGTCAGCGAGCTGAAAGAAGTCATCAGCCGTCAGGGGCTGTCGGTCGATATTTACGGGCGTGAAAAGCGTCCTTATTCGATCTGGCAGAAGATGCAGCGCAAGAACATCACCTTTGGTGAACTGTCCGATATCATGGCGTTCCGTGTTCTGGTCGAGGACATGCCGCAATGCTACGAGGTTCTTGGTTATCTGCATGCCAACTACAAGGTCGTGCCGGGCCGGTTCAAGGATTACATATCGACCCCCAAGCCGAACGGCTACCGATCCATTCATACCACCGTACTTGGCCCGGAAAATCATCGTATCGAGGTGCAGATACGCACCCGGCAGATGCACGAGGTCAACGAAAACGGTGTGGCTGCACACTGGGCCTATAAACAGGGCAACGGGGATGAAAACAAGGAAGGCGTTCAGTATCGCTGGCTGCGCGATCTGCTTGATATCCTTGAACATGCCTCAGAACCCGAAGAATTCCTTGAGCATACCAAGCTTGCGATGTTCCAGGATCAGGTGTTCTGTTTCAGCCCGAAAGGCGATGTGATTGCATTGCCGGCTGGTGCCACGCCTGTCGACTTTGCCTATATGATCCATACCCATATCGGCGACACCTGTGTCGGGGCGAAAGTGAACGGCGCGATGGTACCGTTGCGCACGACCCTGAATAATGGTGATCAGGTCGAAATCGTAACCTCGAAGGCGCAGACACCGAATCCCACATGGGAACGGTTTGTCGCGACCGGCAAGGCGCGTGCGCGTATCCGCCGTTTCATCCGCCAGCAGCAGGAAGACCAGTACAAGGATCTGGGCAAGGCCATTCTGCAAAAGGCATTCCGGCAGGAAGGCTACGATTATTCCGACAAGGCAATCGATGGTGTCCTGAAGATCTTCAAACTGCCAAGTGTCGATACGCTTCTGGCGTCGGTCGGGGCAGGGCACCATACCGGCCGCGAGATTGTTCATGCGGTATTCCCGGGCACGAAAGATGTCGAAACCGCGCGCAAGGTCGTGCCGCTGGAACGTGCGCGCAATCGCAAACATGACCACGCCATACCGCTTAAGGGGCTGATCCCGGGCATGGCTGTTCACTATGCCGGGTGCTGCCATCCGCTTCCGGGGGACCGGATTGTCGGCATCGTTACGACCGGCAAGGGTGTCACGATCCATACAATTGATTGCGATACGCTTGAAACCTTTACCGAGCAGCCGGAACGCTGGCTTGACGTTGGCTGGGACAATGATGGCGAGCCGGAACATTTCATCGGGCGCCTTGGCCTGACTGTCGGGCATGAGCAGGGGGCGCTGAGTTCAATTACCAGCGTGATTGCCAAGAACCACGGCAACATCACCAACCTTCGCTTTACCAACCGCACGCAGGATTTCTTTGAAATGCTGATCGATATTGATGTGGTTGACGTCAAACATCTGACCAACATCATCGCGGCATTACGCGCGACACCTGTGGTCAACACCGTTGAGCGCGCACGCGGATGA
- the rpoZ gene encoding DNA-directed RNA polymerase subunit omega, giving the protein MARVTVEDCVEKIPNRFELVMLAAQRARNISAGAELTIDRDNDKNPVVALREIAEQTVDYDDLRNGMVSGLQRHVESDEPEEAEDDFGPKLMAEAIEDASVGVTIPSADEDE; this is encoded by the coding sequence ATGGCGCGCGTTACCGTCGAAGATTGCGTTGAAAAGATTCCGAACCGCTTCGAGCTCGTGATGCTGGCAGCTCAGCGTGCACGCAACATCTCGGCCGGTGCCGAACTGACCATTGATCGTGACAACGACAAGAACCCGGTTGTTGCCCTGCGCGAAATTGCAGAACAGACCGTTGATTATGACGATCTGCGCAATGGTATGGTTTCCGGCTTGCAGCGGCATGTGGAATCCGATGAGCCTGAAGAAGCCGAAGACGATTTTGGTCCGAAGCTGATGGCAGAAGCAATTGAAGATGCTTCGGTTGGCGTGACCATCCCGTCCGCTGACGAAGACGAATAA
- the folK gene encoding 2-amino-4-hydroxy-6-hydroxymethyldihydropteridine diphosphokinase has translation MNNDTARNDRVILIAFGANLPTEEYGAPADTLKAALKRLAEDGDISVANVSPFYETAPVPVSDQPWYVNGVARLETGLSAHDLLARLHKVEAEFGRVRRERNEARAIDLDLIAYGDDLVIEQGGIQVPHPRMHQRAFVLLPLRDIVPNWQHPQLCQSIDDLIGALPADQEIRKQS, from the coding sequence ATGAACAACGACACTGCCCGTAATGACAGGGTGATCCTGATCGCCTTTGGCGCCAATCTTCCTACCGAGGAATATGGGGCGCCTGCCGATACATTGAAAGCGGCCCTTAAACGATTGGCGGAGGATGGCGACATTTCTGTGGCAAATGTATCCCCGTTCTACGAGACCGCCCCGGTTCCCGTGTCGGATCAGCCCTGGTATGTCAATGGTGTCGCCCGGCTTGAAACCGGTTTGAGCGCGCATGATCTTCTGGCGCGTTTACACAAGGTTGAGGCCGAGTTTGGCCGCGTTCGGCGCGAAAGAAACGAGGCGCGTGCCATCGATCTTGATCTGATTGCCTATGGGGATGATCTGGTGATCGAGCAGGGTGGTATTCAGGTGCCCCATCCACGCATGCACCAACGGGCGTTCGTTCTGCTGCCGCTTCGCGATATCGTTCCAAACTGGCAGCATCCGCAGCTTTGTCAGTCGATTGATGATTTGATCGGGGCGCTTCCGGCGGATCAGGAAATCCGCAAACAATCCTGA